In Sphingomonas sp. G-3-2-10, a single window of DNA contains:
- a CDS encoding adenine phosphoribosyltransferase, with product MPNDDIRARIRTIPDFPKPGIMFRDITTLLLDAEGLALTIDRMAQGVEGPVDLVAGIEARGFLFASALAIKLGAGVLLIRKDGKLPGATIAEDYALEYGTDRIAIHADALAPGARVLLVDDLIATGGTARAAVRLLHKAGAEVVQAGFVVDLPELGGAHALRGDGIAVNALVAFDGH from the coding sequence ATGCCGAATGACGACATTCGCGCGCGTATCCGCACCATCCCCGATTTCCCCAAGCCGGGGATCATGTTCCGCGACATCACGACGTTGCTCCTCGACGCCGAGGGGCTGGCGCTGACGATCGACCGCATGGCGCAGGGCGTCGAGGGGCCGGTCGATCTGGTCGCGGGGATCGAAGCGCGCGGCTTCCTCTTCGCCTCGGCACTGGCGATCAAACTCGGGGCAGGGGTCCTGCTGATCCGCAAGGACGGCAAGCTGCCCGGCGCGACCATCGCCGAGGATTACGCGCTGGAATATGGCACCGATCGCATCGCCATCCATGCCGACGCCCTCGCGCCCGGCGCACGCGTCCTGCTGGTGGACGATCTGATCGCCACCGGCGGCACCGCCCGCGCGGCGGTCCGGCTGCTGCACAAGGCGGGGGCGGAGGTGGTCCAGGCAGGCTTCGTGGTCGATCTGCCCGAACTGGGCGGTGCGCATGCCCTGCGCGGCGATGGCATCGCGGTGAACGCATTGGTGGCGTTCGACGGGCATTGA